The genomic interval CAGGGATCACCCACGTGGGTCCGCTCTGCTGTAGCAGAGTGCTTTTCGGCGGATAATTTGTTGTCCGCTGCAACGTTATGTGCTCGTTACAGGGCAAATATGAGGGATTCTTAAATGACTAAGTTTACAAACAGCATCAAAAAATTTCTGGTTTCTGAAGATGGTCCAACTGCAGTTGAATACGCAGTTATGCTGGCATTGATCATCGTCGTGTGTATTGCTGCTATCCAGACTGTAGGCAGCAGTGCCAACAGTAAGTTCGAAGAAGTCGGCAATTACCTCACGTAGTCTGACGGCTGACGTTGTTCAACTGTTGACCTGCAGGAGAGGAGTGTCTGCGCCTGACTGCAACTGTATAGCGAACAAAATCAAAACAAGGGCCCTGGGTAATTCATCCAGGGCCCTTGTTTTGTGCTGGACAGTGACAGCAGTGAGGAACATCCGATTTTTCAGCATCGTGCGGACCGGGGCAAACGGTCATCAGGTTTTCCGGTAACGACGTTTTGCCGTTGTCTCTAAGGAAAGTCGGTTTCGCTTTCACTGTCCGTTCCCGTCCGGCAGTTTAAGGACCTCGACTTTTCTAATGGCAACCCTGCTGTCCGGATCGTGGTGTTGAAAGGCGAAATGTCCCTCTCTAAAGGTCATCATAAAATCCAGGTATTCGTACAGTTCGTCACCATTAACAGTCACTTTAATCCGTGTATTCTCACGGCCACGCCACACATTGTCGCGGACTTCGATTTCGTAAGTGAACCATGTGTCCGGTGGTACCAACTGCCTGTAGACATGATTCATTCCGTAAAGTGAACCCGTGCGGATTGGATCGCGATGATTACTGTCGATTTGAGCTTCATAGCCGTTGGCGAAGCCTGGTTTCCGGGTAGTGCGGAAGTACAACCCTGAATTTCCACCATCACTGATCTTTACTTCTGCACGG from Fuerstiella sp. carries:
- a CDS encoding DUF1080 domain-containing protein, with product MTGTSVTARTLPLLLFILLAGSSANAEDVTWVSLFDGSTMEGWEIVGSENSKWEVKDGALAGSGQPSMLVHTSGPWQNFRYRAEVKISDGGNSGLYFRTTRKPGFANGYEAQIDSNHRDPIRTGSLYGMNHVYRQLVPPDTWFTYEIEVRDNVWRGRENTRIKVTVNGDELYEYLDFMMTFREGHFAFQHHDPDSRVAIRKVEVLKLPDGNGQ
- a CDS encoding Flp family type IVb pilin, with protein sequence MTKFTNSIKKFLVSEDGPTAVEYAVMLALIIVVCIAAIQTVGSSANSKFEEVGNYLT